Proteins encoded by one window of Hippoglossus hippoglossus isolate fHipHip1 chromosome 15, fHipHip1.pri, whole genome shotgun sequence:
- the tjap1 gene encoding tight junction-associated protein 1 isoform X1, which produces MTSAAPARKPYRKAPPQHRETRHTMPVAPPPPVPQPDINQEALTDADRIRILQQQNEDLRHRLSLSTHKMEAMEAEFDGNRHYMEAELSRTRDDLDKMRDKFRRLQNSYTASQRTNQDLEEKLHALAAVSQTWVHALRKVERDKKTMDQEIVELTNKLLDAKNTIDRLEELNERYRHDCNLAVQLLKCNKSHFRNHKFADLPSELQDMLNKHMKTLSGGASGPQDPDTLSLTPADVVPTSVIARVLEKPEPLVLNSAQSSSCGRPVAEDVFVHVDMTGPVGAEGRGRDNGAAQEALQHNGSCRSQSSLDGQLGGEEGGGAPSFEKLNPYPVPPHPHPLYPGRKVIEFTSDDKVKIPKNSPLPNCTYATRQAISLSLVQNDDERLAPSSPAPSSSLAGGGGANQHTPPSQRDVASEPLSSQSSPFSSPPQALSVMASSGSSEEDLLSNWQRMFVEKMAPTCDNSLVHRTSFSSQMAKELQRRSQAGGGGASFDHHRTAYSDGEEGSSARSWTPSRGSSLDTDTDTEPRPGRRGRYGGDGSVEEGERLLMNLEDDGGSGDTAVTVASSPVNAHRKELEEEESSAEERDVLPHDLPVISPRVLEYDPTLASTGPSHRPQKSPKRMGVHHLHRKDSLTRAQEQGTLLD; this is translated from the exons ATGACGAGCGCAGCCCCTGCCAGGAAGCCGTATCGTAAGGCTCCACCACAGCACCGCGAGACCCGCCATACCATGCCCGTCGCTCCACCCCCACCTGTGCCGCAGCCCGACATCAATCAG gaggCGTTAACAGATGCTGACAGGATCAG AATCCTCCAACAGCAGAATGAGGACCTGCGGCACCgcctttctctctccacccacAAGATGGAGGCCATGGAGGCGGAGTTTGATGGCAACCGTCATTACATGGAGGCGGAGCTAAGCCGGACCAGAGACGACTTGGATAAGATGAGGGACAAGTTCCGCAG ACTCCAGAACAGCTACACAGCGTCTCAGAGAACCAATCAGGACCTGGAGGAGAAGCTTCACGCTCTG GCTGCCGTCAGTCAGACATGGGTTCATGCA CTGCGGAAGGTGGAGAGGGACAAAAAGACGATGGACCAGGAGATTGTGGAGCTCACCAACAAACTGCTGGACGCCAAGAACACAATCGACCGACTGGAGGAGCTCAAC gagCGATATCGACACGACTGTAATTTGGCCGTTCAGCTGCTCAAGTGCAACAAGTCGCATTTCAGGAACCACAAGTTCGCTGAT CTGCCCTCTGAGCTTCAGGACATgttgaacaaacacatgaagactCTGTCGGGGGGGGCCTCGGGCCCCCAGGACCCGGACACGCTCAGTTTGACGCCCGCCGACGTCGTGCCGACCTCCGTCATCGCCCGGGTCCTGGAGAAACCCGAGCCACTAGTCCTGAATTCTGCCCAATCAAGCAGCTGCGGGCGACCCGTTGCTGAGGACGTCTTTGTGCATGTGGACATGACGGGCCCCGTTGGGGCCGAGGGACGGGGCCGGGACAACGGCGCTGCTCAGGAAGCGTTGCAGCACAACGGGTCCTGTCGCAGTCAGAGCAGTCTGGACGGGCAGTtggggggtgaggagggaggcGGGGCTCCGTCTTTCGAGAAGCTGAACCCTTACCCGGTGCcgccacacccccaccccctgtACCCCGGCCGCAAGGTCATCGAGTTCACCTCAGATGATAAAGTAAAGATTCCCAAAAACTCGCCACTTCCCAACTGCACCTACGCCACAAGGCAGGCCATCTCCCTGAGCCTCGTCCAAAACGATGACGAGCGTTTGGCCCCCAGCAGCCCAGCCCCTTCCTCGTCCTTGGctggggggggtggagccaaCCAGCACACGCCACCTTCACAGCGGGATGTCGCCAGCGAGCCTCTATCCAGCCAGTCTAGCCCCTTCAGCAGCCCACCACAG GCGCTCAGCGTGATGGCGAGCTCTGGCAGCTCGGAGGAGGATCTTCTGTCCAACTGGCAGAGGATGTTTGTGGAGAAGATGGCGCCGACGTGCGACAACTCTCTGGTCCACCGTACGTCGTTCAGCAGTCAGATGGCtaaggagctgcagaggaggagtcaGGCGGGAGGGGGTGGGGCCTCCTTTGACCACCACAGGACGGCATACTCAGATGGCGAGGAAGGATCATCGGCGAGGAGCTGGACGCCAAGCCGCGGCTCCAGCCTCGACACCGACACCGACACCGAGCCGCGGCCTGGCAGGAGGGGGCGGTATGGGGGGGACGGCtcggtggaggagggagagaggctgCTGATGAACCTGGAGGATGACGGTGGCAGCGGGGACACTGCGGTCACCGTGGCGTCCAGCCCCGTCAATGCCCACAGGAAAGAgctagaggaggaggagagctcgGCCGAGGAGAGAGACGTCCTCCCCCATGACCTGCCTGTCATCTCGCCCCGCGTTCTGGAGTACGACCCCACCCTTGCCAGCACCGGCCCCTCGCACCGGCCACAGAAGAGTCCGAAGAGGATGGGCGTCCACCACCTGCACCGCAAAGACAGCCTGACTCGAGCCCAGGAGCAAGGCACACTGCTGGACTGA
- the tjap1 gene encoding tight junction-associated protein 1 isoform X2 — protein sequence MTSAAPARKPYRKAPPQHRETRHTMPVAPPPPVPQPDINQEALTDADRIRILQQQNEDLRHRLSLSTHKMEAMEAEFDGNRHYMEAELSRTRDDLDKMRDKFRRLQNSYTASQRTNQDLEEKLHALLRKVERDKKTMDQEIVELTNKLLDAKNTIDRLEELNERYRHDCNLAVQLLKCNKSHFRNHKFADLPSELQDMLNKHMKTLSGGASGPQDPDTLSLTPADVVPTSVIARVLEKPEPLVLNSAQSSSCGRPVAEDVFVHVDMTGPVGAEGRGRDNGAAQEALQHNGSCRSQSSLDGQLGGEEGGGAPSFEKLNPYPVPPHPHPLYPGRKVIEFTSDDKVKIPKNSPLPNCTYATRQAISLSLVQNDDERLAPSSPAPSSSLAGGGGANQHTPPSQRDVASEPLSSQSSPFSSPPQALSVMASSGSSEEDLLSNWQRMFVEKMAPTCDNSLVHRTSFSSQMAKELQRRSQAGGGGASFDHHRTAYSDGEEGSSARSWTPSRGSSLDTDTDTEPRPGRRGRYGGDGSVEEGERLLMNLEDDGGSGDTAVTVASSPVNAHRKELEEEESSAEERDVLPHDLPVISPRVLEYDPTLASTGPSHRPQKSPKRMGVHHLHRKDSLTRAQEQGTLLD from the exons ATGACGAGCGCAGCCCCTGCCAGGAAGCCGTATCGTAAGGCTCCACCACAGCACCGCGAGACCCGCCATACCATGCCCGTCGCTCCACCCCCACCTGTGCCGCAGCCCGACATCAATCAG gaggCGTTAACAGATGCTGACAGGATCAG AATCCTCCAACAGCAGAATGAGGACCTGCGGCACCgcctttctctctccacccacAAGATGGAGGCCATGGAGGCGGAGTTTGATGGCAACCGTCATTACATGGAGGCGGAGCTAAGCCGGACCAGAGACGACTTGGATAAGATGAGGGACAAGTTCCGCAG ACTCCAGAACAGCTACACAGCGTCTCAGAGAACCAATCAGGACCTGGAGGAGAAGCTTCACGCTCTG CTGCGGAAGGTGGAGAGGGACAAAAAGACGATGGACCAGGAGATTGTGGAGCTCACCAACAAACTGCTGGACGCCAAGAACACAATCGACCGACTGGAGGAGCTCAAC gagCGATATCGACACGACTGTAATTTGGCCGTTCAGCTGCTCAAGTGCAACAAGTCGCATTTCAGGAACCACAAGTTCGCTGAT CTGCCCTCTGAGCTTCAGGACATgttgaacaaacacatgaagactCTGTCGGGGGGGGCCTCGGGCCCCCAGGACCCGGACACGCTCAGTTTGACGCCCGCCGACGTCGTGCCGACCTCCGTCATCGCCCGGGTCCTGGAGAAACCCGAGCCACTAGTCCTGAATTCTGCCCAATCAAGCAGCTGCGGGCGACCCGTTGCTGAGGACGTCTTTGTGCATGTGGACATGACGGGCCCCGTTGGGGCCGAGGGACGGGGCCGGGACAACGGCGCTGCTCAGGAAGCGTTGCAGCACAACGGGTCCTGTCGCAGTCAGAGCAGTCTGGACGGGCAGTtggggggtgaggagggaggcGGGGCTCCGTCTTTCGAGAAGCTGAACCCTTACCCGGTGCcgccacacccccaccccctgtACCCCGGCCGCAAGGTCATCGAGTTCACCTCAGATGATAAAGTAAAGATTCCCAAAAACTCGCCACTTCCCAACTGCACCTACGCCACAAGGCAGGCCATCTCCCTGAGCCTCGTCCAAAACGATGACGAGCGTTTGGCCCCCAGCAGCCCAGCCCCTTCCTCGTCCTTGGctggggggggtggagccaaCCAGCACACGCCACCTTCACAGCGGGATGTCGCCAGCGAGCCTCTATCCAGCCAGTCTAGCCCCTTCAGCAGCCCACCACAG GCGCTCAGCGTGATGGCGAGCTCTGGCAGCTCGGAGGAGGATCTTCTGTCCAACTGGCAGAGGATGTTTGTGGAGAAGATGGCGCCGACGTGCGACAACTCTCTGGTCCACCGTACGTCGTTCAGCAGTCAGATGGCtaaggagctgcagaggaggagtcaGGCGGGAGGGGGTGGGGCCTCCTTTGACCACCACAGGACGGCATACTCAGATGGCGAGGAAGGATCATCGGCGAGGAGCTGGACGCCAAGCCGCGGCTCCAGCCTCGACACCGACACCGACACCGAGCCGCGGCCTGGCAGGAGGGGGCGGTATGGGGGGGACGGCtcggtggaggagggagagaggctgCTGATGAACCTGGAGGATGACGGTGGCAGCGGGGACACTGCGGTCACCGTGGCGTCCAGCCCCGTCAATGCCCACAGGAAAGAgctagaggaggaggagagctcgGCCGAGGAGAGAGACGTCCTCCCCCATGACCTGCCTGTCATCTCGCCCCGCGTTCTGGAGTACGACCCCACCCTTGCCAGCACCGGCCCCTCGCACCGGCCACAGAAGAGTCCGAAGAGGATGGGCGTCCACCACCTGCACCGCAAAGACAGCCTGACTCGAGCCCAGGAGCAAGGCACACTGCTGGACTGA
- the dnph1 gene encoding 2'-deoxynucleoside 5'-phosphate N-hydrolase 1: MKIYFCGSIRGGREDVHLYLKIVKNLKSYGTVMTEHVSNTQLTHTGEDGSAAGDRFIHDRDVDWLRQCDVVVAEVTQPSLGVGYELGRVVNMKKKTLCLFRPSTGRVLSAMIRGADDGERFVVRDYSEDEVENILEEFFNTLKRT, translated from the exons ATGAAGATTTATTTCTGTGGAAGTATTCGCGGCGGCAGAGAAGACGTCCATCTTTACCTGAAGATCGTGAAGAATCTGAAGAGCTACGGAACCGTGATGACAGAACACGTGAGcaacacacagctcacacacacag GGGAGGACGGCTCCGCAGCAGGAGACAGGTTCATCCACGACCGAGACGTCGATTGGCTCCGACAGTGCGACG TGGTGGTGGCGGAGGTCACGCAGCCGTCTCTGGGGGTCGGATATGAACTCGGCCGAGTCGtcaacatgaagaaaaaaaccttGTGTCTGTTCAGGCCGTCAACAGGACGCG TTCTGTCGGCCATGATCCGAGGAGCGGACGACGGCGAGAGGTTTGTGGTGAGAGATTACAGCGAGGACGAGGTGGAGAACATTCTAGAGGAGTTCTTCAACACGCTGAAGAGAACCTGA
- the yipf3 gene encoding protein YIPF3: MSAGSGSRNTNTDTWGSFDDNLIQGGGGGGGSGSAVIDMENMDDTSGSSFEDMGEMHQRMKEEEEVAAEAAATEDDNAEDGEFLGMKGLKGQLGRQVADEVWQAGKRQASRAFNLYANIDILRPYFDVEPVQVRSRLIESMIPVRMINFPQKIAGELYGPLMLVFTLVAILLHGMKTSGTVIREGTLMGTAIGTCFGYWLGVSSLIYFLAYLVNAQITMLQMLSLLGYGLFGHCAVLFITYNIHFHFLFYVLWLLVGGLSTLRMVAALLSRTVGQTPRLLLCGTLSLLHMLFLLYLHFAYHKIVEGLLVSLEGPHLAPIQRVARDVPDLILNATGRSLGASMMVHWGSTGGPLGVH, from the exons ATGTCTGCGGGCTCCGGGAGCAGGAACACGAACACGGATACATGGGGAAGCTTCGATGACAACCTCATCCAg ggcggtggcggtggcggcggcAGTGGCTCGGCGGTCATCGACATGGAGAACATGGACGACACGTCGGGCTCCAGCTTCGAGGACATGGGGGAGATGCAccagaggatgaaggaggaggaggaggtggcagcAGAGGCGGCCGCCACCGAGGACGACAACGCAGAGGACGGAGAGTTTCTTGGCATGAAGGGGTTAAAGGGTCAGCTGGGTCGACAGGTGGCAGACGAG gtgtggCAGGCGGGGAAGCGTCAGGCCTCCCGAGCTTTTAACCTTTACGCCAATATCGACATCCTGAGGCCATACTTTGACGTGGAGCCAGTTCAGGTCCGCAGCAG GCTGATCGAGTCCATGATACCTGTCCGCATGATCAACTTCCCACAG AAGATCGCAGGCGAGCTGTACGGTCCTCTGATGCTGGTCTTTACTCTGGTCGCCATCCTGCTGCACGGGATGAAGACGTCCGGAACCGTCATc AGGGAGGGGACTCTGATGGGCACCGCTATCGGAACATGTTTTGGTTACTGGCTGGGAGTTTCCTCCTTGATCTACTTCCTGGCGTACCTGGTCAACGCTCAGATCACTATGCTCCAGATGCTGTCCCTGCTG GGTTACGGTTTGTTTGGTCACTGCGCCGTCCTCTTCATCACCTACAACATTcacttccacttcctgttctaCGTCCTGTGGCTGCTGGTTGGAGGACTGTCCACTCTGCGTATG GTGGCGGCTCTGCTCTCTCGGACAGTCGGTCAGACgccccgtctcctcctctgtgggaCGCTCTCCCTGCTGCACATGCTCTTCCTGCTCTACCTGCACTTCGCCTACCACAAGATCGTGGAag GGCTGCTGGTCTCTCTGGAAGGACCCCACCTGGCTCCGATACAGCGGGTGGCCAGAGATGTGCCCGACCTGATTCTCAATGCCACAGGTAGGAGTCTGGGGGCCTCCATGATGGTCCACTGGGGGTCCACTGGGGGTCCACTGGGGGTCCACTGA